In Vidua macroura isolate BioBank_ID:100142 chromosome 7, ASM2450914v1, whole genome shotgun sequence, a single genomic region encodes these proteins:
- the VIL1 gene encoding villin-1, whose protein sequence is MVELSAKVSRTLNKTTPGIQIWRIENMEMVPVPTKSYGNFYEGDCYVLLSTRKSGSNFSYDIHYWLGKESSQDEQGAAAIYTTQMDDHLGSVAVQHREAQGHESETFRAYFKQGLIYKKGGVASGMKHVETNTYHVQRLLHVKGKKNVVAGEVEMSWKSFNRGDVFLLDLGQLIIQWNGPESNRNERLRAMTLAKDIRDRERGGRAKVGVVDGEDEDASPELMKVLKHVLGEKRDIQPAIPDVKVDQTLKSSLKLYHVSNASGNLIIQEVAVRPLTQDMLLHEDCYILDQGGIKIFVWKGKNANKEEKQQAMSRALGFIKAKNYPDSTSVETENDGSESAIFRQLFQKWTVPNQTSGLGKTHTVGKVAKVEQVKFDATTLHAKPQMAAQQKMVDDGSGEVEVWRVENNELVPVEKKWLGHFYGGDCYLVLYTYFVGPKVNRIIYIWQGRQASTDELAASAYQAVALDQKYNNEPVQIRVTMGKEPAHLMAIFKGKMVVYAGGTSRAGSTEPTPSTRLFQVHGTNEYNTKAFEVPVRASSLNSNDVFVLKTPSCCYLWYGKGCSGDEREMAKTVADIISKMEKPVIAEGQETPEFWLALGGKSQYASSKRLQEENPSVPPRLFECSNKTGTFLATEIIDFTQDDLEESDVYLLDTWDQVFLWLGKGANESEKEAAAVMAQEYLRSHPSGRDLDTPIIVVKQGYEPPTFTGWFLAWDPLNWDDKKSYETLRAELGDESSLGQLTSVLTSRQEVFTASTTLVPAKLETFPLDVLVNTAAEDLPRGVDPSRKEDHLSNADFQAVFGMSRSAFSSLPLWKQQKLKKDKGLF, encoded by the exons ATGGTGGAGCTCAGCGCCAAAGTCTCCAGGACCCTGAACAAGACCACGCCAGGCATCCAGATATGGCGAATTGAG AACATGGAGATGGTGCCTGTGCCCACCAAAAGCTACGGCAACTTCTACGAGGGGGATTGCTACGTCCTGCTGTCG ACGCGCAAGTCCGGGAGCAACTTCAGCTATGACATCCACTACTGGCTGGGCAAGGAGTCAAGCCAGGATGAGCAGGGGGCGGCCGCGATCTACACCACCCAGATGGATGATCACCTGGGCTCCGTGGCCGTGCAGCACCGCGAGGCCCAGGGACATGAGAGCGAGACCTTCCGCGCCTACTTCAAGCAGGGACTCAT CTATAAGAAGGGCGGGGTGGCCTCAGGCATGAAGCATGTGGAGACAAACACCTACCACGTCCAGCGACTGCTGCATGTGAAGGGCAAGAAGAATGTGGTGGCAGGAGAG gtggagaTGAGCTGGAAAAGCTTCAACAGAGGAGACGTATTCCTGCTGGACCTGGGCCAGCTCATCATCCAGTGGAACGGCCCTGAGAGCAACCGAAACGAGAGGCTGAGG GCGATGACCCTGGCCAAGGATATCCGGGACCGGGAACGTGGGGGCCGTGCCAAGGTGGGCGTAGTGGAtggtgaggatgaggatgcCTCACCAGAACTCATGAAGGTCCTTAAGCATGTGCTGGGTGAGAAGAGGGACATCCAGCCGGCCATCCCTGATGTCAAAGTGGACCAGACACTCAAATCCTCCCTCAAGCTCTACCA TGTCTCCAATGCCAGTGGAAACCTGATCATACAGGAAGTGGCAGTTCGACCCCTAACTCAAGACATGCTCCTGCACGAG GACTGCTACATTCTTGATCAAGGAGGTATCAAGATCTTCGTCTGGAAGGGCAAGAATGCCAacaaggaggagaagcagcaggcgATGAGCAGGGCGCTG GGCTTCATCAAAGCCAAGAACTATCCAGACAGCACCAGCGTGGAAACAGAGAATGATGGGTCCGAGTCGGCCATCTTCAGGCAGCTCTTCCAAAAATGGACTGTTCCCAACCAGACCAGTGGGTTGGGCAAGACCCACACTGTGGGCAAAGTGG CCAAGGTGGAGCAGGTGAAGTTTGACGCTACCACGCTGCACGCCAAGCCCCAGATGGCTGCCCAGCAGAAGATGGTGGATGATGGATCTGGAGAAGTAGAG GTCTGGCGTGTGGAGAACAATGAGCTGGTGCCTGTAGAGAAGAAGTGGCTGGGCCATTTCTATGGCGGGGATTGCTACTTGGTGCTCTACACCTATTTTGTGGGGCCCAAGGTGAACCGCATCATCTACATCTGGCAG ggccgCCAAGCCAGCACAGATGAGCTGGCCGCCTCTGCCTACCAAGCCGTCGCCCTGGACCAGAAGTACAACAACGAGCCCGTGCAGATCCGCGTCACCATGGGCAAGGAGCCGGCCCATCTGATGGCCATCTTCAAGGGCAAGATGGTGGTGTATGCg ggTGGCACGTCACgggcaggcagcacagagcccacACCCTCCACCCGCCTCTTCCAAGTGCATGGCACCAACGAGTACAACACCAAGGCCTTCGAGGTGCCTGTCCGTGCCTCGTCCCTCAACTCCAATGATGTCTTTGTGCTCAAAACCCCCAGCTGCTGCTACCTCTGGTATGGGAAG GGCTGCAGTGGGGATGAACGTGAGATGGCCAAGACTGTGGCTGACATAATCTCCAAGATGGAGAAGCCAGTGATTGCAGAAGGACAGGAGACACCTGAGTTTTGGCTGGCCTTGGGGGGCAAGTCCCAGTATGCCAGTAGCAAGAG gctgcaggaggagaacccctctgtgcccccccGACTCTTTGAGTGCTCCAACAAGACAGGCACCTTCTTGGCCACAGAGATCATAGACTTCACCCAGGATGACCTGGAGGAGAGTGATGTTTACCTACTAGACACCTGGGACCAG GTTTTCCTCTGGCTTGGGAAAGGCGCCAATGAGTCAGAGAAGGAGGCGGCAGCAGTGATGGCACAGGAGTACCTGCGGAGCCACCCCAGTGGGCGTGACCTTGACACCCCCATCATTGTGGTGAAGCAGGGTTATGAGCCCCCCACCTTCACCGGCTGGTTCCTGGCCTGGGACCCTCTCAACTGGGAT GACAAGAAATCCTATGAGACgctgagagctgagctgggtgaTGAGAGCAGCCTTGGGCAGCTCACCTCA GTGCTCACATCCAGGCAAGAGGTCTTCACTGCCTCCACCACCCTTGTCCCCGCCAAACTGGAGACCTTCCCCTTGGATGTGCTGGTGAACACCGCAGCCGAGGACCTGCCCCGGGGTGtggatcccagcaggaaggag GACCACCTCTCCAATGCGGACTTCCAGGCTGTTTTTGGCATGAGCCGCTCTGCCTTCAGCAGCCTGCCCTTGTGGAAACAACAGAAGCTCAAGAAGGACAAAGGACTCTTCTAG
- the CTDSP1 gene encoding carboxy-terminal domain RNA polymerase II polypeptide A small phosphatase 1: MEHQSIIAQVSREEGSAPLQEKGTQTPAKKPRSRSILQSLFCCLCRDEGEPCTGTTGAPLLVEENGALPKAAVKHLLPEIKPQDASKLCVVIDLDETLVHSSFKPVNNADFIIPVEIDGIMHQVYVLKRPHVDEFLQRMGELFECVLFTASLAKYADPVADLLDKWGAFRARLFRESCVFHRGNYVKDLSRLGRDLRRIIIVDNSPASYIFHPDNAVPVASWFDNMADTELLDLLPFFERLSKVEDVYAVLKKQRTNS; encoded by the exons ATGGAGCACCAGTCCATCATCGCCCAGGttagcagggaggaggggagcgCCCCGCTTCAGGAGAAAG GTACCCAGACCCCTGCCAAGAAGCCTCGAAGCCGCAGCATTCTCCAGTCCctcttctgctgcctgtgccgCGATGAAGGGGAGCCCTGCACTGGCACCACCGGCGCACCGCTGCTGGTGGAGGAGAACGGGGCACTGCCCAAG gctgctgtcAAGCACCTGCTGCCCGAGATCAAGCCACAGGACGCCAGCAAGCTCTGCGTGGTCATCGACCTGGATGAGACCCTGGTACACAGCTCCTTCAAG CCAGTGAACAACGCAGACTTCATCATTCCTGTGGAAATCGATGGCATCATGCACCAG GTGTACGTGCTCAAGCGGCCGCACGTGGACGAGTTCCTACAGCGCATGGGCGAGCTCTTCGAGTGTGTGCTcttcactgccagcctggccaAG TATGCAGACCCTGTGGCTGATCTGCTGGATAAATGGGGGGCTTTCCGGGCGCGCCTTTTCCGGGAATCCTGTGTTTTCCATCGCGGCAACTACGTGAAGGACCTGAGCCGCCTGGGCCGTGACCTGCGTCGAATCATCATCGTGGACAACTCGCCCGCATCCTACATCTTCCACCCTGATAATGCC GTGCCGGTGGCCTCCTGGTTCGATAACATGGCGGATACGGAACTGCTGGACCTGCTGCCCTTCTTCGAGAGGCTCAGCAAGGTGGAGGACGTGTATGCAGTGCTCAAGAAGCAGCGGACTAACAGCTAA